The proteins below are encoded in one region of Bosea sp. BIWAKO-01:
- a CDS encoding MFS transporter, translating to MANPYREIFRAPGAIAFSATSFIARMPVSMVTLGVVTMLSQARGEYWLAGAVAATFALSNALIAPQLSRLVDRYGQRRLLIPATLAAIAALSGLMLSTRYEAPVWALFVFAMLSGTMPSISAMVRARWTELYRDTPKLRTAFAFESVVDEVIYMTGPVIAIGLSVSFFPEAGPLAATLLLTVGTALFVAQRASEPPVHPQGASGGASVIRLASVRIIAFILIAIGTIFGTAEVTAVAFAEAQGNKAAASFVLASYAAGSLVTGIVFGALKLRMSLASQLLIAIALAAVTTLPLLAVNSIGSLAVVVFLAGAAVSPTIIVSIGLIERLVPAAKLTEGITWAMTGIGIGMAVGSSASGWVIDGFGARSGFWISVAAGGVALATALLGYRRLHGEKPQPVLREVAACTGP from the coding sequence ATGGCCAACCCCTATCGCGAGATATTCAGGGCTCCAGGCGCCATCGCGTTCTCGGCGACGAGCTTCATCGCGCGCATGCCGGTCTCGATGGTCACGCTCGGCGTCGTCACCATGCTGTCCCAGGCGCGCGGCGAATACTGGCTGGCAGGGGCGGTCGCGGCGACCTTCGCCTTGTCCAACGCGCTGATCGCGCCTCAGCTCTCCAGGCTGGTCGATCGCTACGGGCAGCGTCGGCTGCTCATTCCCGCAACACTCGCAGCGATTGCAGCGCTCTCGGGACTGATGCTGTCGACCCGTTACGAAGCGCCCGTCTGGGCCCTTTTCGTCTTCGCCATGCTGTCTGGAACGATGCCGAGCATATCGGCGATGGTCAGGGCGCGCTGGACCGAGCTCTATCGCGATACGCCGAAGCTGCGGACCGCCTTCGCCTTCGAGTCGGTCGTCGACGAGGTCATCTACATGACCGGGCCGGTCATCGCGATCGGGCTGAGCGTATCCTTCTTTCCAGAGGCCGGGCCGCTCGCCGCGACGCTGCTGCTGACCGTCGGAACTGCGCTGTTCGTCGCGCAGCGTGCATCCGAACCGCCCGTGCATCCGCAGGGGGCGAGTGGCGGTGCCTCGGTCATTCGCCTCGCGTCGGTGCGGATCATCGCCTTCATCCTGATTGCGATCGGCACGATCTTCGGAACGGCCGAGGTCACCGCCGTCGCCTTCGCCGAGGCGCAAGGGAATAAGGCCGCCGCCAGTTTCGTCCTTGCGAGCTATGCCGCGGGATCGCTGGTCACGGGGATCGTGTTCGGCGCGCTCAAGCTGCGGATGTCGCTGGCCAGCCAGTTGCTGATTGCGATTGCGCTTGCAGCCGTGACCACGCTGCCTCTGCTCGCCGTCAACAGCATTGGCAGCCTTGCCGTCGTGGTGTTCCTGGCCGGCGCTGCCGTTTCGCCGACGATCATTGTCTCGATCGGCCTGATCGAGCGCCTCGTCCCGGCCGCGAAACTGACCGAGGGCATCACCTGGGCCATGACCGGCATCGGTATCGGCATGGCGGTCGGCTCTTCCGCCTCAGGCTGGGTAATCGACGGATTTGGCGCGCGCAGCGGCTTCTGGATTTCGGTCGCCGCTGGCGGCGTTGCCCTCGCGACGGCCCTGCTTGGTTATCGCCGCCTGCACGGCGAGAAGCCGCAGCCCGTCCTGCGTGAGGTTGCAGCCTGCACCGGCCCTTAG
- a CDS encoding TetR/AcrR family transcriptional regulator — MARRPRTEMIAETRAKLLGAARRAFGTVGYADASMDELTAAVGLTRGALYHHFGDKKGLLRAVIAEIDDEMNERLRIVSTSAADAWTGFRDECTAYIEMALESEIQRIVLRDGPAVLGDPWNWPTQSACIRSMTASLETLVADRILLAIEPEAAARLIAGATQHAAQWIAHAENPQAASHRAIAAFNAMLDGLLLHPAGSG, encoded by the coding sequence ATGGCTCGCAGACCACGCACGGAGATGATCGCCGAGACGCGGGCCAAGCTCCTCGGCGCGGCGCGCCGTGCCTTCGGTACCGTGGGCTATGCCGACGCCTCGATGGATGAACTGACCGCCGCCGTCGGACTGACACGCGGGGCGCTCTACCATCACTTCGGTGACAAGAAAGGCCTGCTCAGGGCCGTGATCGCCGAAATCGATGACGAAATGAACGAGCGCCTTCGCATCGTTTCCACCAGTGCAGCAGATGCATGGACCGGTTTCCGCGACGAGTGCACCGCCTATATCGAGATGGCGCTCGAGTCGGAGATTCAGCGCATCGTCCTGCGCGATGGGCCAGCCGTTCTCGGCGATCCCTGGAACTGGCCAACGCAGAGCGCCTGCATCCGTTCGATGACGGCCAGCCTCGAGACGCTTGTCGCGGACAGGATCCTGCTCGCGATCGAACCCGAGGCGGCCGCCCGCCTCATCGCCGGGGCGACGCAGCATGCGGCACAATGGATCGCCCATGCCGAGAACCCGCAGGCCGCCTCGCACCGGGCGATCGCGGCCTTCAATGCCATGCTGGACGGATTGCTGCTTCACCCTGCCGGGAGTGGTTGA
- a CDS encoding GYD domain-containing protein codes for MTTYILLTNWTDQGARNVKASPTRLDTARKLLRDMGGDFKAFFMTMGKYDMVIVCEAPDDAVLARFCLQLAMQGNVRTQTLKAFPEAAYREIIRSVS; via the coding sequence ATGACGACCTATATCCTGCTGACCAACTGGACCGACCAGGGCGCACGCAACGTCAAGGCCTCGCCCACCCGCCTCGACACGGCCAGGAAGCTGCTGCGCGACATGGGCGGCGACTTCAAGGCCTTCTTCATGACGATGGGGAAATACGACATGGTCATCGTCTGCGAGGCGCCAGACGATGCCGTGCTGGCGCGCTTCTGCCTGCAACTGGCAATGCAGGGCAATGTGAGAACGCAAACGCTCAAGGCATTTCCGGAAGCCGCCTATCGCGAGATCATTCGCTCCGTCAGCTAG
- the infC gene encoding translation initiation factor IF-3: MRRPFRAAPTPTKDGPRSNRDIRGVREVQLIDDTGANRGVVSFFEALKIAEDAGLDLVEIAPNSVPPVCKILDYGRFRFLEQKKAAEARKKQRTIEIKEIKLRPGIDKHDYDVKMKAMHGFFEEGDKVKVTLRFRGREMAHQDLGVKVLERVKADLVDVAKVESDWQLEGRQMVMVLAPK, translated from the coding sequence ATTCGCCGTCCGTTCCGCGCTGCCCCAACCCCGACCAAAGACGGCCCGCGTTCCAACCGCGACATCCGCGGTGTCCGTGAGGTTCAGCTCATTGACGATACCGGCGCCAACCGTGGCGTTGTGTCGTTCTTCGAGGCCCTGAAGATTGCCGAGGATGCCGGTCTCGACCTGGTCGAGATCGCCCCCAATTCAGTGCCTCCGGTCTGCAAGATTCTCGACTACGGCCGCTTCCGCTTTCTGGAGCAGAAAAAGGCCGCCGAGGCGCGCAAGAAGCAGCGCACCATCGAGATCAAGGAGATCAAGCTCCGGCCGGGCATCGACAAGCACGACTACGACGTCAAGATGAAGGCCATGCACGGCTTCTTCGAGGAGGGCGACAAGGTCAAGGTGACCCTGCGCTTCCGCGGCCGCGAAATGGCGCACCAGGACCTCGGCGTGAAGGTGCTCGAGCGGGTCAAGGCTGATCTTGTCGATGTTGCCAAGGTCGAGAGCGACTGGCAGCTCGAAGGTCGCCAGATGGTGATGGTCCTGGCGCCAAAATAG
- a CDS encoding glycosyltransferase family 4 protein: MSLRSGAHPSLPSTDNHPLSGRTILQIIPDLEAGGAERTTVDIAQGLTEAGARALVATEGGRLVAELQAKGGVWLPFPAASKNPVTMALNVRKLVLLCRRERVELIHARSRAPAWVALAAARALKLPFVTTYHGSYASRSAVKTQYNSVMARGDVVIANSRYTADLILAKHGFARDRIRVVHRGTNFSAFAPSAVGPERVQALRRAWGVEPHQRIVLLPGRLTGWKGHRVLIEAARLLREGGDNDTAFIFAGDHQGRDGYVRELDQAIAKAGLEEQVKRVGHCTDMPAALLAAAVVTVPSTEPEAFGRVAVEAQAMGIPVVVSDLGAVPETVLAPPQTAPGERTGWRVPPGDASALAAGLKEALALRPSARDALARRARLHVEQHFSLENMVSETLDVYCALLGR; encoded by the coding sequence ATGTCCTTGCGGTCAGGCGCGCATCCCTCGCTGCCTTCGACGGATAATCATCCCCTGAGCGGGCGGACCATCCTGCAGATCATCCCCGATCTCGAGGCGGGTGGGGCCGAGCGTACGACGGTCGATATTGCCCAGGGGCTGACCGAAGCTGGCGCACGCGCGCTCGTCGCGACAGAAGGCGGCCGCCTTGTCGCCGAGCTGCAGGCGAAGGGCGGCGTCTGGCTGCCGTTCCCGGCTGCTTCGAAGAACCCGGTCACGATGGCGCTCAATGTCCGCAAGCTCGTGCTGCTCTGCCGACGGGAGCGCGTCGAGTTGATTCACGCCCGTTCGCGTGCGCCGGCCTGGGTTGCGCTTGCCGCGGCGCGCGCGCTCAAGCTGCCCTTCGTCACCACCTATCATGGCTCCTATGCCAGCCGCTCGGCGGTGAAGACGCAGTATAATTCGGTCATGGCGCGCGGCGACGTGGTCATCGCCAATTCCCGCTACACGGCCGACCTGATCCTGGCGAAGCACGGCTTTGCACGTGACCGCATCCGTGTCGTCCATCGCGGCACCAATTTCTCGGCCTTCGCGCCGTCCGCGGTCGGGCCGGAGCGAGTCCAGGCCCTGCGTCGCGCCTGGGGCGTCGAGCCGCATCAACGCATCGTGCTCTTGCCGGGACGACTGACCGGCTGGAAGGGCCACCGTGTTCTGATCGAGGCGGCTCGCCTTCTGCGCGAGGGCGGCGATAACGATACCGCCTTCATCTTCGCCGGCGACCATCAGGGCCGTGATGGCTATGTCAGGGAGCTCGACCAGGCCATCGCCAAGGCCGGGCTCGAAGAACAGGTCAAGCGCGTCGGCCATTGCACCGACATGCCGGCGGCCCTGCTCGCGGCGGCGGTCGTCACCGTGCCCTCGACCGAGCCGGAGGCCTTCGGCCGCGTTGCGGTCGAGGCGCAAGCGATGGGCATTCCGGTTGTTGTCTCCGATCTCGGAGCAGTTCCCGAAACCGTGCTCGCCCCGCCGCAGACGGCTCCCGGCGAGCGCACGGGCTGGCGCGTGCCGCCGGGCGATGCATCTGCACTGGCCGCGGGCCTCAAGGAGGCGCTGGCGCTGCGCCCCTCGGCGCGCGATGCGCTGGCCCGCCGGGCCCGCCTCCATGTCGAACAGCACTTTTCGCTCGAGAACATGGTCAGCGAAACCCTCGACGTCTATTGCGCCTTGCTTGGGCGCTAG
- a CDS encoding carboxylesterase, which yields MEQPAPQWLDVGNGADGRRIAFLEQPGTGRPVVWLGGFRSDMRATKADALAQWASGSGRAFLRFDYSGHGETGGDFSRWTLSHWLEDTLAVIAARCEAPPVLVGSSMGGWIALLAARRLRGTALAPAGMVLIAPAVDFSEELMWAQMPTAIRETILRDGVWQRPSAYSPEPTPITRALIEDGRSHLLFGGEIRTGCPVHILQGMQDPDVPWQHAIKLVEHLSGDPVTLTLIKDGDHRLSTPLDIAKLQAAVAEIATA from the coding sequence GTGGAGCAGCCTGCCCCGCAATGGCTTGATGTCGGTAATGGCGCGGACGGCCGCCGCATCGCCTTTCTGGAGCAGCCGGGAACGGGACGTCCCGTGGTCTGGCTCGGCGGCTTTCGCTCCGACATGCGGGCGACCAAGGCTGACGCACTCGCGCAATGGGCAAGCGGCAGCGGACGCGCCTTCCTGCGCTTCGACTATTCCGGACATGGCGAGACCGGTGGCGATTTCAGCCGCTGGACCTTGTCGCATTGGCTGGAGGACACGCTCGCCGTCATTGCCGCGCGCTGCGAGGCGCCGCCGGTCCTGGTCGGCTCGTCGATGGGAGGCTGGATTGCGCTGCTCGCCGCCCGGAGACTGCGCGGCACCGCTCTTGCTCCCGCCGGCATGGTGTTGATCGCGCCCGCCGTGGATTTCTCCGAAGAGCTGATGTGGGCGCAGATGCCGACAGCGATTCGCGAGACGATCCTGCGCGACGGGGTCTGGCAACGCCCATCCGCCTATTCGCCGGAGCCCACGCCGATCACGCGAGCGCTGATCGAGGACGGCCGCAGCCATCTCCTCTTCGGCGGCGAGATCAGGACGGGTTGCCCCGTCCATATCCTTCAGGGAATGCAGGACCCCGACGTGCCCTGGCAGCATGCGATCAAGCTGGTGGAACACCTGAGCGGCGATCCGGTGACGCTGACCTTGATCAAGGACGGCGATCACCGGCTCTCGACGCCGCTCGACATTGCGAAACTGCAGGCTGCGGTGGCGGAGATCGCCACCGCCTGA
- a CDS encoding DUF1150 domain-containing protein: MTEENTVIRTPPLTQAEFAALGTGEVAYLKPMSSEELLRIFPQAPEIQPGLKLFALLSADGAPILVTDSREAATANAWEHDLRMVSVH; this comes from the coding sequence ATGACTGAAGAAAACACTGTTATTCGTACGCCGCCACTGACCCAGGCAGAATTCGCTGCGCTTGGCACAGGCGAAGTCGCCTATCTCAAGCCGATGAGTTCCGAGGAGCTGCTGCGGATCTTTCCGCAGGCTCCGGAAATCCAGCCGGGCCTCAAGCTCTTCGCGCTGCTCTCCGCCGATGGTGCGCCGATCCTGGTCACCGATTCCCGGGAAGCCGCGACCGCCAATGCCTGGGAACACGACCTGCGGATGGTCAGCGTGCATTGA
- a CDS encoding Hsp20 family protein, translating to MTRTPSLSHPFLLGFDDIERALDRVAKGASEGYPPYNIERMPRTEDEPDRLRITLAVAGFSRDQLEITLEENQLTIRGRQSDDKSRQFLHRGIAARQFQRSFLLADGMQVLGADLSNGLLAIDLVRPEPERLIRRIDIISRD from the coding sequence ATGACGCGTACGCCGAGCCTGTCCCATCCTTTCCTGCTTGGGTTCGATGATATCGAACGCGCGCTGGACCGGGTCGCGAAAGGCGCAAGCGAGGGATATCCTCCCTATAATATCGAGCGGATGCCGCGCACGGAGGATGAGCCGGATCGTCTCCGGATCACGCTTGCCGTGGCGGGGTTCTCGCGAGACCAGCTTGAGATCACGCTGGAAGAGAACCAGCTCACCATTCGTGGCCGACAGAGCGACGACAAGAGCAGGCAGTTCCTGCATCGCGGCATCGCGGCGCGTCAGTTTCAACGCTCCTTTCTGCTGGCTGACGGAATGCAGGTTCTCGGGGCGGATTTGTCGAATGGCCTGCTAGCCATTGATTTGGTCAGGCCGGAACCAGAGCGGCTCATCAGGCGTATTGATATTATCAGTCGCGATTGA
- a CDS encoding HdeA/HdeB family chaperone, with the protein MRSHAFATAAFIAFATSGANAQVELKTYADANGYIDVQKLTCGQLAGTFQEDADLLTTWYSGWYNGLGKKHFINIARAREAEHETIVYCKANPKVTVIKAIGLVFDKMRKERGIVLAK; encoded by the coding sequence ATGCGCAGCCACGCCTTTGCGACCGCAGCTTTCATCGCCTTCGCCACATCCGGTGCGAATGCACAGGTTGAGTTGAAAACCTACGCCGACGCGAACGGTTACATCGATGTCCAGAAACTGACCTGCGGTCAGCTGGCCGGTACTTTCCAGGAAGACGCCGATCTGCTGACGACCTGGTATAGCGGCTGGTACAATGGTCTTGGCAAAAAGCACTTCATCAACATCGCGCGGGCCAGGGAGGCCGAGCATGAGACCATTGTCTACTGCAAGGCCAACCCGAAGGTGACGGTCATCAAGGCGATCGGCCTGGTCTTCGACAAGATGCGCAAGGAGCGTGGCATTGTCCTCGCCAAATGA